In a single window of the Chondrocystis sp. NIES-4102 genome:
- a CDS encoding aspartyl-tRNA synthetase, giving the protein MRTNYCGKLRAEHIDQTVTIYGWVDRRRDHGGVIFIDLRDRTGTVQIVSDPQRTPQSYADASTLRSEYVVKAVGKVSIRPPESLNDKLPTGQIEIYAQSIEVLNAVSKQLPFQVSTADTENVGEKLRLKHRYLDLRRERMAKNLQLRHQVVKAMRRFLEDEENFMEIETPILTRSTPEGARDYLVPSRVNPGEWYALPQSPQLFKQLLMVSGCDRYYQIARCFRDEDLRADRQPEFTQLDMEMSFMSQDEIIELNEALTCHIFKTVKNIDIPRPFPRITYAESMARYGTDRPDTRFALELVDVSDILQGSGFKVFADAIALGGTVKVLPIPNGNDQISNVRIKPKGDIFNEAVTAGAKGIAYIRVRDNNEIDTIGAIKDNLTPEQKEELLSRTGAKPGHLLLFGAGETNIVNKSLDRLRLYIAQELGLIDNEQINLLWVTEFPMFEWNGDEKRYEALHHPFTAPYPEDIADLTTARAQAYDLVYNGIEVGGGSLRIYQKDIQEQVFQAIGLSVEEAYNKFGFLLEAFEYGTPPHGGIAYGLDRLVMLLAKEESIRDVIAFPKTQQASCLLTAAPGAVDAKQLKELEIASTYKPKKD; this is encoded by the coding sequence ATGAGAACTAACTACTGTGGCAAATTGCGAGCCGAACATATAGACCAAACCGTTACTATTTATGGCTGGGTTGATCGTCGTCGTGATCACGGAGGCGTAATTTTTATTGACTTGCGCGATCGCACTGGCACAGTCCAAATTGTTAGTGATCCTCAACGTACACCACAGTCTTATGCTGATGCGTCAACTCTTCGTAGTGAGTATGTAGTCAAAGCGGTAGGTAAGGTGAGTATACGTCCGCCAGAATCTTTAAATGATAAGTTACCAACAGGACAAATAGAAATTTACGCCCAATCAATTGAAGTCCTCAATGCAGTGAGCAAGCAATTACCATTCCAAGTTTCTACGGCGGATACGGAAAATGTGGGGGAAAAATTACGCCTCAAACATCGTTACTTGGATTTAAGACGGGAGCGCATGGCAAAGAATCTTCAGTTACGCCATCAGGTGGTTAAAGCAATGCGCCGTTTCCTAGAAGACGAAGAAAACTTTATGGAGATTGAAACCCCAATTTTAACTCGTTCAACTCCAGAAGGAGCGCGAGACTATCTTGTACCTTCCCGTGTCAACCCAGGGGAATGGTATGCTTTACCTCAATCTCCCCAGCTATTTAAACAATTACTGATGGTGTCGGGATGCGATCGCTATTATCAAATTGCTCGTTGTTTTCGTGATGAGGATTTGAGGGCGGATCGACAACCTGAATTTACTCAGTTGGATATGGAAATGAGTTTTATGTCTCAAGATGAGATTATCGAACTCAATGAAGCCTTAACTTGTCATATCTTTAAAACCGTTAAAAATATCGACATTCCTCGTCCTTTTCCCCGTATTACCTATGCGGAATCTATGGCACGTTATGGTACAGATCGACCAGATACTCGCTTTGCCTTAGAATTAGTAGATGTTTCAGATATCTTACAAGGTTCAGGGTTTAAAGTATTTGCGGATGCGATCGCCCTTGGGGGTACTGTTAAAGTTTTACCCATACCTAACGGCAATGATCAGATATCCAATGTGCGGATCAAACCTAAAGGTGACATTTTTAATGAAGCGGTAACCGCAGGTGCTAAAGGAATTGCCTATATTAGGGTACGTGATAATAACGAAATTGATACCATTGGCGCAATCAAAGATAATCTTACTCCAGAGCAAAAAGAAGAACTATTAAGCCGTACAGGAGCAAAACCAGGGCATTTACTACTATTTGGTGCAGGAGAGACAAATATAGTCAACAAATCTTTAGATCGCTTACGCTTATATATTGCCCAAGAATTAGGGTTGATCGATAACGAGCAAATCAATCTTTTATGGGTAACGGAATTTCCCATGTTTGAATGGAATGGGGACGAAAAACGCTATGAAGCACTACACCACCCCTTTACCGCTCCCTATCCCGAAGATATAGCAGATTTAACAACAGCTAGAGCGCAGGCTTACGATCTAGTTTATAACGGTATCGAAGTTGGGGGAGGTAGTTTAAGGATTTATCAAAAGGATATCCAAGAACAAGTATTTCAGGCGATCGGTTTATCTGTTGAGGAAGCTTACAATAAATTTGGTTTTCTCCTCGAAGCTTTTGAATACGGCACTCCACCTCACGGGGGTATTGCTTACGGGTTGGATCGACTGGTGATGTTACTAGCCAAAGAAGAATCAATTCGCGATGTTATTGCTTTTCCCAAAACTCAACAAGCTAGTTGTTTACTTACTGCTGCACCAGGTGCTGTAGATGCTAAACAATTAAAAGAATTAGAAATCGCTTCAACCTATAAGCCAAAAAAAGATTAA
- a CDS encoding cobalt transport protein yields MDLLRSLPIGSYLEQPVTWLHRIDPRVKLVWLMTFLIAPLLSNPLWRITLAVFLILLTLLAGIPRRVWRQQMGWLLLLCTFLFLFSSIAPDSLGVKHQPRLAQDCDNLTVQTQSDITPCSSKLPQATDYRYVLYEQPRFAFLPKIVVTRRSLDVAVRVSTLIFTLIYSTNLYLLTTAPEEITEGLDDLMSPLRRLNLPVSEITLTLTLSLRFIPLVLEEVQNLVRSVRTRAIDWKKLGIRRSAQLWLIVSEKLLENLLLRAEQIATAMDVRGFTSPNEHRVQWHQLQLRWRDWLALGVLIPFWFMRLLIGGIS; encoded by the coding sequence ATGGATTTATTGCGATCGCTTCCTATTGGTTCATATCTCGAACAGCCTGTAACTTGGCTACATCGAATTGATCCACGAGTAAAATTAGTCTGGTTGATGACTTTTTTAATTGCTCCTCTGTTGAGTAATCCTTTATGGCGCATTACTTTAGCAGTATTCTTAATCCTGTTGACGCTATTGGCTGGAATTCCCAGGCGAGTTTGGCGACAGCAAATGGGATGGTTATTGCTGCTATGTACATTTCTATTTTTATTTAGTAGTATTGCTCCTGATAGTTTGGGGGTTAAGCATCAGCCACGATTAGCTCAAGATTGTGATAACCTAACTGTTCAGACGCAGAGTGATATTACTCCTTGTTCGTCTAAATTACCCCAGGCTACAGATTATCGTTATGTCTTGTATGAACAGCCTCGTTTTGCTTTTCTGCCTAAGATAGTAGTTACCCGTCGATCTTTAGATGTAGCGGTGAGAGTTTCCACCTTAATTTTTACCCTGATCTATAGTACTAATTTATATCTGCTGACTACTGCGCCTGAAGAGATTACCGAAGGCTTAGATGATTTAATGAGTCCGTTACGTCGTTTAAATTTACCTGTTTCGGAAATTACTCTTACCCTAACTCTGTCTTTGCGTTTTATTCCTCTAGTTTTAGAAGAAGTGCAGAATTTAGTTCGTTCAGTACGTACTAGGGCGATCGATTGGAAGAAATTGGGTATACGTCGTAGTGCGCAATTGTGGTTGATTGTTTCGGAGAAATTATTAGAAAACTTATTATTGAGAGCCGAACAAATTGCTACAGCGATGGATGTGCGAGGGTTTACTAGTCCTAATGAACATCGAGTTCAATGGCATCAACTACAGTTACGCTGGCGTGATTGGTTGGCTTTGGGTGTTTTGATTCCTTTTTGGTTTATGAGGTTGTTGATTGGGGGGATATCTTAA